A single region of the Mustela lutreola isolate mMusLut2 chromosome 2, mMusLut2.pri, whole genome shotgun sequence genome encodes:
- the TNK2 gene encoding activated CDC42 kinase 1 isoform X9, whose product MGERSAYQRLAGGEEGPQRLGSSSMQPEEGTGWLLELLSEVQLQQYFLRLRDDLNVTRLSHFEYVKNEDLEKIGMGRPGQRRLWEAVKRRKAMCKRKSWMSKVFSGKRLEAEFPPHHSQSTFRKTSPTPGGPAGEGPLQSLTCLIGEKDLHLFEKLGDGSFGVVRRGEWDAPSGKTVSVAVKCLKPDVLSQPEAMDDFIREVNAMHSLDHRNLIRLYGVVLTPPMKMVTELAPLGSLLDRLRKHQGHFLLGTLSRYAVQVAEGMGYLESKRFIHRDLAARNLLLAARDLVKIGDFGLMRALPQNDDHYVMQEHRKVPFAWCAPESLKTRTFSHASDTWMFGVTLWEMFTYGQEPWIGLNGSQILHKIDKEGERLPRPEDCPQDIYNVMVQCWAHKPEDRPTFVALRDFLLEAQPTDMRALQDFEEPDKLHIQMNDVITVIEGRAENYWWRGQNTRTLCVGPFPRNVVTSVAGLSAQDISQPLQNSFIHTGHGDSDPRHCWGFPDKIDELYLGNPMDPPDLLSVELSTSRPTQHLGRVKKPTYDPVSEDQDPLSSDFKRLGLRKPALTRGLWLAKPSARVPGTKAARGSGGEVTLIDFGEEPVVPAPRPCAPSLAQLAMDACSLLDKTPPQSPTRALPRPLHPTPVVDWDARPLPPPPAYDDVAQDEDDFEVCSINSTLVGAGVCAGPSQGETNYAFVPEQAPLLPPLEDNLFLPPQAGVKPPSSAQTAQIFQALQQECMRQLQVPAASLGPSPGPAPVGEDKPQVPPRVPIPPRPTRPRGELSPAPSGEEELGRWPGPASPPRVPPREPLSPQGSRTPSPLVPPGSSPLPARLSSSPGKTMPTTQSFASDPKYATPQVIQAPGPRAGPCILPIVRDGKKVSSTHYYLLPERPPYLERYQRFLREAQSPEEPAPLPVPLLLPPPSTPAPAAPTATVRPMPQAAPDPKANFSTNNSNPGARPPALRATARLPQRGCPGDGPEAGRPADKIQMLQAMVHGVTTEECQAALQSHSWSVQRAAQYLKVEQLFGLGLRPRSECHKVLEMCDWSLEQAGCRLLGSCGPAHHK is encoded by the exons AGGCTGGGGAGCAGCAGCATGCAGCCGGAGGAGGGCACGGGCTGGCTGCTGGAGCTGCTGTCCGAGGTGCAGCTGCAGCAGTACTTCCTGCGGCTCCGTGATGACCTCAACGTCACCCGCCTGTCCCACTTCGAGTATGTCAAGAATGAGGACCTGGAGAAGATCGGCATGGGCCGGCCCG GCCAGCGGCGGCTGTGGGAGGCTGTGAAGAGAAGAAAGGCCATGTGCAAACGCAAGTCTTGGATGAGCAAG GTGTTCAGTGGAAAGCGACTGGAGGCTGAGTTCCCTCCTCATCACTCTCAGAGCACCTTCCGGAAGACCTCACCCACACCAGGGGGCCCAGCAGGGGAGGGGCCCCTGCAGAGCCTCACCTGCCTCATTGGGGAGAAGGACCTGCATCTCTTCGAGAAGCTGGGAGATGGTTCCTTTGGCGTGGTGCGCAGGGGCGAGTGGGATGCCCCCTCGGGGAAGACG GTGAGTGTGGCTGTGAAGTGCCTGAAGCCTGACGTGCTGAGCCAGCCCGAAGCCATGGACGACTTCATCCGAGAGGTTAACGCCATGCACTCACTGGACCATCGCAACCTCATTCGCCTCTATGGCGTGGTGCTCACGCCACCCATGAAGATG GTGACAGAGCTGGCGCCGCTCGGATCGCTGTTGGACCGGCTACGCAAGCACCAGGGCCACTTCCTCCTGGGCACTCTGAGCCGCTATGCTGTGCAGGTGGCCGAGGGCATGGGCTACCTGGAGTCTAAACGCTTCATTCACCGAGACCTGGCTGCCCGGAACCTGCTATTGGCTGCCCGTGACCTGGTCAAGATTGGGGACTTCGGGCTGATGCGTGCGCTGCCCCAGAATGACGACCACTACGTCATGCAGGAGCATCGCAAGGTGCCCTTTGCCTG GTGTGCTCCTGAGAGCCTGAAGACACGTACCTTCTCCCATGCCAGTGATACCTGGATGTTTGGGGTCACACTGTGGGAGATGTTCACTTATGGCCAGGAGCCCTGGATTGGTCTCAACGGCAGTCAG ATTCTGCATAAGATTGACAAAGAGGGGGAGCGTCTGCCACGGCCTGAGGACTGCCCCCAGGATATCTACAATGTCATGGTTCAGTGCTGGGCCCACAAGCCAGAAGACAGACCCACCTTTGTGGCCCTGCGGGACTTCCTGCTGGAG gcccagcccacAGACATGCGGGCCCTCCAGGACTTTGAGGAACCAGACAAGCTACACATCCAGATGAACGATGTCATCACCGTCATTGAGGGAAG GGCTGAGAATTACTGGTGGCGTGGGCAGAACACACGGACGCTCTGTGTAGGGCCCTTCCCGCGCAATGTGGTGACTTCCGTGGCTGGCCTATCGGCCCAGGACATCAGTCAACCCCTGCAGAATAGCTTCATCCACACAGGACATGGCGACAGCGACCCCCGCCACTGCTGGGGCTTCCCCGACAAGATCGACGA ACTATACCTGGGAAACCCCATGGACCCTCCTgacctgctgagtgtggaactgAGCACCTCCCGACCCACCCAACATCTAGGAAGGGTGAAAA AGCCAACCTACGACCCCGTGAGTGAGGATCAGGACCCCCTGTCCAGCGACTTCAAGAGGCTGGGCCTTCGGAAACCAGCCCTGACCCGTGGGCTGTGGCTCGCAAAGCCCTCGGCTCGGGTACCGGGCACCAAGGCGGCTCGAGGCAGCGGGGGTGAGGTCACACTCATTGACTTTGGTGAGGAGCCTGTCGTGCCTGCCCCGCGGCCCTGCGCACCCTCACTGGCGCAGCTGGCCATGGACGCCTGCTCCTTGCTGGACAAGACCCCGccacagagccccacacgggcCCTGCCCCGGCCGCTGCACCCCACACCCGTGGTGGACTGGGATGCGCGCCCgctgcccccacctcccgcctACGACGATGTGGCCCAGGATGAGGATGACTTTGAGGTCTGCTCCATCAACAGCACCCTTGTGGGTGCAGGGGTCTGTGCAGGGCCCAGCCAAGGGGAGACCAACTACGCCTTTGTGCCTGAGCAGgcacctctgctccctcccctggAGGACAATCTGTTCCTCCCGCCCCAGGCAGGGGTCAAGCCGCCCAGCTCTGCCCAGACCGCACAGATCTTCCAGGCGCTGCAGCAGGAGTGCATGCGGCAGCTGCAGGTCCCGGCGGCCTCCCTGGGCCCTTCTCCTGGCCCAGCCCCAGTGGGTGAGGACaagccccaggtgcccccccgcGTGCCCATACCCCCAAGGCCCACTCGCCCACGGGGCGAGCTGTCTCCGGCCCCCTCGGGTGAGGAGGAGCTAGGGCGGTGGCCCggacctgcctcccctccccgggTGCCTCCCCGGGAACCCCTGTCCCCTCAAGGCTCGAGGACCCCTAGCCCACTGGTACCACCTGGAAGCTCCCCGCTGCCAGCCCGGCTCTCCAGCTCACCGGGGAAGACCATGCCCACCACCCAGAGCTTCGCCTCCGACCCCAAGTATGCCACACCCCAAGTGATCCAGGCGCCTGGCCCACGGGCGGGCCCCTGCATTCTCCCCATTGTCCGCGATGGCAAGAAGGTCAGCAGCACCCACTACTACCTGCTGCCGGAGCGCCCACCCTACCTAGAACGCTATCAACGCTTCCTGCGGGAGGCCCAGAGCCCTGAAGAGCCGGcccctctgcctgtgcctctgctgctgcccccgCCCAGCACCCCAGCCCCTGCCGCCCCCACGGCCACTGTTCGACCAATGCCCCAGGCCGccccagaccccaaggccaacttCTCCACCAACAACAGTAACCCAGGGGCCCGGCCACCAGCCCTGAGGGCCACGGCTCGGCTGCCACAGAGGGGCTGCCCTGGGGATGGGCCAGAGGCTGGACGGCCGGCAGACAAGATCCAGATG CTGCAGGCCATGGTGCATGGGGTGACCACAGAGGAGTGCCAGGCGGCCCTGCAGAGCCACAGCTGGAGCGTGCAGCGGGCTGCCCAGTATCTGAAG GTGGAGCAGCTCTTTGGGTTGGGTCTGCGGCCGCGGAGTGAGTGCCACAAAGTGCTGGAGATGTGCGACTGGAGCCTGGAGCAGGCCGGCTGCCGCCTTCTGGGCTCCTGCGGCCCTGCCCACCACAAGTGA
- the TNK2 gene encoding activated CDC42 kinase 1 isoform X13, whose amino-acid sequence MGERSAYQRLAGGEEGPQRLGSSSMQPEEGTGWLLELLSEVQLQQYFLRLRDDLNVTRLSHFEYVKNEDLEKIGMGRPGQRRLWEAVKRRKAMCKRKSWMSKVFSGKRLEAEFPPHHSQSTFRKTSPTPGGPAGEGPLQSLTCLIGEKDLHLFEKLGDGSFGVVRRGEWDAPSGKTVSVAVKCLKPDVLSQPEAMDDFIREVNAMHSLDHRNLIRLYGVVLTPPMKMVTELAPLGSLLDRLRKHQGHFLLGTLSRYAVQVAEGMGYLESKRFIHRDLAARNLLLAARDLVKIGDFGLMRALPQNDDHYVMQEHRKVPFAWCAPESLKTRTFSHASDTWMFGVTLWEMFTYGQEPWIGLNGSQILHKIDKEGERLPRPEDCPQDIYNVMVQCWAHKPEDRPTFVALRDFLLEAQPTDMRALQDFEEPDKLHIQMNDVITVIEGRAENYWWRGQNTRTLCVGPFPRNVVTSVAGLSAQDISQPLQNSFIHTGHGDSDPRHCWGFPDKIDELYLGNPMDPPDLLSVELSTSRPTQHLGRVKKPTYDPVSEDQDPLSSDFKRLGLRKPALTRGLWLAKPSARVPGTKAARGSGGEVTLIDFGEEPVVPAPRPCAPSLAQLAMDACSLLDKTPPQSPTRALPRPLHPTPVVDWDARPLPPPPAYDDVAQDEDDFEVCSINSTLVGAGVCAGPSQGETNYAFVPEQAPLLPPLEDNLFLPPQAGVKPPSSAQTAQIFQALQQECMRQLQVPAASLGPSPGPAPVGEDKPQVPPRVPIPPRPTRPRGELSPAPSGEEELGRWPGPASPPRVPPREPLSPQGSRTPSPLVPPGSSPLPARLSSSPGKTMPTTQSFASDPKYATPQVIQAPGPRAGPCILPIVRDGKKVSSTHYYLLPERPPYLERYQRFLREAQSPEEPAPLPVPLLLPPPSTPAPAAPTATVRPMPQAAPDPKANFSTNNSNPGARPPALRATARLPQRGCPGDGPEAGRPADKIQMVEQLFGLGLRPRSECHKVLEMCDWSLEQAGCRLLGSCGPAHHK is encoded by the exons AGGCTGGGGAGCAGCAGCATGCAGCCGGAGGAGGGCACGGGCTGGCTGCTGGAGCTGCTGTCCGAGGTGCAGCTGCAGCAGTACTTCCTGCGGCTCCGTGATGACCTCAACGTCACCCGCCTGTCCCACTTCGAGTATGTCAAGAATGAGGACCTGGAGAAGATCGGCATGGGCCGGCCCG GCCAGCGGCGGCTGTGGGAGGCTGTGAAGAGAAGAAAGGCCATGTGCAAACGCAAGTCTTGGATGAGCAAG GTGTTCAGTGGAAAGCGACTGGAGGCTGAGTTCCCTCCTCATCACTCTCAGAGCACCTTCCGGAAGACCTCACCCACACCAGGGGGCCCAGCAGGGGAGGGGCCCCTGCAGAGCCTCACCTGCCTCATTGGGGAGAAGGACCTGCATCTCTTCGAGAAGCTGGGAGATGGTTCCTTTGGCGTGGTGCGCAGGGGCGAGTGGGATGCCCCCTCGGGGAAGACG GTGAGTGTGGCTGTGAAGTGCCTGAAGCCTGACGTGCTGAGCCAGCCCGAAGCCATGGACGACTTCATCCGAGAGGTTAACGCCATGCACTCACTGGACCATCGCAACCTCATTCGCCTCTATGGCGTGGTGCTCACGCCACCCATGAAGATG GTGACAGAGCTGGCGCCGCTCGGATCGCTGTTGGACCGGCTACGCAAGCACCAGGGCCACTTCCTCCTGGGCACTCTGAGCCGCTATGCTGTGCAGGTGGCCGAGGGCATGGGCTACCTGGAGTCTAAACGCTTCATTCACCGAGACCTGGCTGCCCGGAACCTGCTATTGGCTGCCCGTGACCTGGTCAAGATTGGGGACTTCGGGCTGATGCGTGCGCTGCCCCAGAATGACGACCACTACGTCATGCAGGAGCATCGCAAGGTGCCCTTTGCCTG GTGTGCTCCTGAGAGCCTGAAGACACGTACCTTCTCCCATGCCAGTGATACCTGGATGTTTGGGGTCACACTGTGGGAGATGTTCACTTATGGCCAGGAGCCCTGGATTGGTCTCAACGGCAGTCAG ATTCTGCATAAGATTGACAAAGAGGGGGAGCGTCTGCCACGGCCTGAGGACTGCCCCCAGGATATCTACAATGTCATGGTTCAGTGCTGGGCCCACAAGCCAGAAGACAGACCCACCTTTGTGGCCCTGCGGGACTTCCTGCTGGAG gcccagcccacAGACATGCGGGCCCTCCAGGACTTTGAGGAACCAGACAAGCTACACATCCAGATGAACGATGTCATCACCGTCATTGAGGGAAG GGCTGAGAATTACTGGTGGCGTGGGCAGAACACACGGACGCTCTGTGTAGGGCCCTTCCCGCGCAATGTGGTGACTTCCGTGGCTGGCCTATCGGCCCAGGACATCAGTCAACCCCTGCAGAATAGCTTCATCCACACAGGACATGGCGACAGCGACCCCCGCCACTGCTGGGGCTTCCCCGACAAGATCGACGA ACTATACCTGGGAAACCCCATGGACCCTCCTgacctgctgagtgtggaactgAGCACCTCCCGACCCACCCAACATCTAGGAAGGGTGAAAA AGCCAACCTACGACCCCGTGAGTGAGGATCAGGACCCCCTGTCCAGCGACTTCAAGAGGCTGGGCCTTCGGAAACCAGCCCTGACCCGTGGGCTGTGGCTCGCAAAGCCCTCGGCTCGGGTACCGGGCACCAAGGCGGCTCGAGGCAGCGGGGGTGAGGTCACACTCATTGACTTTGGTGAGGAGCCTGTCGTGCCTGCCCCGCGGCCCTGCGCACCCTCACTGGCGCAGCTGGCCATGGACGCCTGCTCCTTGCTGGACAAGACCCCGccacagagccccacacgggcCCTGCCCCGGCCGCTGCACCCCACACCCGTGGTGGACTGGGATGCGCGCCCgctgcccccacctcccgcctACGACGATGTGGCCCAGGATGAGGATGACTTTGAGGTCTGCTCCATCAACAGCACCCTTGTGGGTGCAGGGGTCTGTGCAGGGCCCAGCCAAGGGGAGACCAACTACGCCTTTGTGCCTGAGCAGgcacctctgctccctcccctggAGGACAATCTGTTCCTCCCGCCCCAGGCAGGGGTCAAGCCGCCCAGCTCTGCCCAGACCGCACAGATCTTCCAGGCGCTGCAGCAGGAGTGCATGCGGCAGCTGCAGGTCCCGGCGGCCTCCCTGGGCCCTTCTCCTGGCCCAGCCCCAGTGGGTGAGGACaagccccaggtgcccccccgcGTGCCCATACCCCCAAGGCCCACTCGCCCACGGGGCGAGCTGTCTCCGGCCCCCTCGGGTGAGGAGGAGCTAGGGCGGTGGCCCggacctgcctcccctccccgggTGCCTCCCCGGGAACCCCTGTCCCCTCAAGGCTCGAGGACCCCTAGCCCACTGGTACCACCTGGAAGCTCCCCGCTGCCAGCCCGGCTCTCCAGCTCACCGGGGAAGACCATGCCCACCACCCAGAGCTTCGCCTCCGACCCCAAGTATGCCACACCCCAAGTGATCCAGGCGCCTGGCCCACGGGCGGGCCCCTGCATTCTCCCCATTGTCCGCGATGGCAAGAAGGTCAGCAGCACCCACTACTACCTGCTGCCGGAGCGCCCACCCTACCTAGAACGCTATCAACGCTTCCTGCGGGAGGCCCAGAGCCCTGAAGAGCCGGcccctctgcctgtgcctctgctgctgcccccgCCCAGCACCCCAGCCCCTGCCGCCCCCACGGCCACTGTTCGACCAATGCCCCAGGCCGccccagaccccaaggccaacttCTCCACCAACAACAGTAACCCAGGGGCCCGGCCACCAGCCCTGAGGGCCACGGCTCGGCTGCCACAGAGGGGCTGCCCTGGGGATGGGCCAGAGGCTGGACGGCCGGCAGACAAGATCCAGATG GTGGAGCAGCTCTTTGGGTTGGGTCTGCGGCCGCGGAGTGAGTGCCACAAAGTGCTGGAGATGTGCGACTGGAGCCTGGAGCAGGCCGGCTGCCGCCTTCTGGGCTCCTGCGGCCCTGCCCACCACAAGTGA
- the TNK2 gene encoding activated CDC42 kinase 1 isoform X17 codes for MGERSAYQRLAGGEEGPQRLGSSSMQPEEGTGWLLELLSEVQLQQYFLRLRDDLNVTRLSHFEYVKNEDLEKIGMGRPGQRRLWEAVKRRKAMCKRKSWMSKVFSGKRLEAEFPPHHSQSTFRKTSPTPGGPAGEGPLQSLTCLIGEKDLHLFEKLGDGSFGVVRRGEWDAPSGKTVSVAVKCLKPDVLSQPEAMDDFIREVNAMHSLDHRNLIRLYGVVLTPPMKMVTELAPLGSLLDRLRKHQGHFLLGTLSRYAVQVAEGMGYLESKRFIHRDLAARNLLLAARDLVKIGDFGLMRALPQNDDHYVMQEHRKVPFAWCAPESLKTRTFSHASDTWMFGVTLWEMFTYGQEPWIGLNGSQILHKIDKEGERLPRPEDCPQDIYNVMVQCWAHKPEDRPTFVALRDFLLEAQPTDMRALQDFEEPDKLHIQMNDVITVIEGRAENYWWRGQNTRTLCVGPFPRNVVTSVAGLSAQDISQPLQNSFIHTGHGDSDPRHCWGFPDKIDELYLGNPMDPPDLLSVELSTSRPTQHLGRVKRQPPPRPPQPAIFAQKPTYDPVSEDQDPLSSDFKRLGLRKPALTRGLWLAKPSARVPGTKAARGSGGEVTLIDFGEEPVVPAPRPCAPSLAQLAMDACSLLDKTPPQSPTRALPRPLHPTPVVDWDARPLPPPPAYDDVAQDEDDFEVCSINSTLVGAGVCAGPSQGETNYAFVPEQAPLLPPLEDNLFLPPQAGVKPPSSAQTAQIFQALQQECMRQLQVPAASLGPSPGPAPVGEDKPQVPPRVPIPPRPTRPRGELSPAPSGEEELGRWPGPASPPRVPPREPLSPQGSRTPSPLVPPGSSPLPARLSSSPGKTMPTTQSFASDPKYATPQVIQAPGPRAGPCILPIVRDGKKVSSTHYYLLPERPPYLERYQRFLREAQSPEEPAPLPVPLLLPPPSTPAPAAPTATVRPMPQAAPDPKANFSTNNSNPGARPPALRATARLPQRGCPGDGPEAGRPADKIQMVEQLFGLGLRPRSECHKVLEMCDWSLEQAGCRLLGSCGPAHHK; via the exons AGGCTGGGGAGCAGCAGCATGCAGCCGGAGGAGGGCACGGGCTGGCTGCTGGAGCTGCTGTCCGAGGTGCAGCTGCAGCAGTACTTCCTGCGGCTCCGTGATGACCTCAACGTCACCCGCCTGTCCCACTTCGAGTATGTCAAGAATGAGGACCTGGAGAAGATCGGCATGGGCCGGCCCG GCCAGCGGCGGCTGTGGGAGGCTGTGAAGAGAAGAAAGGCCATGTGCAAACGCAAGTCTTGGATGAGCAAG GTGTTCAGTGGAAAGCGACTGGAGGCTGAGTTCCCTCCTCATCACTCTCAGAGCACCTTCCGGAAGACCTCACCCACACCAGGGGGCCCAGCAGGGGAGGGGCCCCTGCAGAGCCTCACCTGCCTCATTGGGGAGAAGGACCTGCATCTCTTCGAGAAGCTGGGAGATGGTTCCTTTGGCGTGGTGCGCAGGGGCGAGTGGGATGCCCCCTCGGGGAAGACG GTGAGTGTGGCTGTGAAGTGCCTGAAGCCTGACGTGCTGAGCCAGCCCGAAGCCATGGACGACTTCATCCGAGAGGTTAACGCCATGCACTCACTGGACCATCGCAACCTCATTCGCCTCTATGGCGTGGTGCTCACGCCACCCATGAAGATG GTGACAGAGCTGGCGCCGCTCGGATCGCTGTTGGACCGGCTACGCAAGCACCAGGGCCACTTCCTCCTGGGCACTCTGAGCCGCTATGCTGTGCAGGTGGCCGAGGGCATGGGCTACCTGGAGTCTAAACGCTTCATTCACCGAGACCTGGCTGCCCGGAACCTGCTATTGGCTGCCCGTGACCTGGTCAAGATTGGGGACTTCGGGCTGATGCGTGCGCTGCCCCAGAATGACGACCACTACGTCATGCAGGAGCATCGCAAGGTGCCCTTTGCCTG GTGTGCTCCTGAGAGCCTGAAGACACGTACCTTCTCCCATGCCAGTGATACCTGGATGTTTGGGGTCACACTGTGGGAGATGTTCACTTATGGCCAGGAGCCCTGGATTGGTCTCAACGGCAGTCAG ATTCTGCATAAGATTGACAAAGAGGGGGAGCGTCTGCCACGGCCTGAGGACTGCCCCCAGGATATCTACAATGTCATGGTTCAGTGCTGGGCCCACAAGCCAGAAGACAGACCCACCTTTGTGGCCCTGCGGGACTTCCTGCTGGAG gcccagcccacAGACATGCGGGCCCTCCAGGACTTTGAGGAACCAGACAAGCTACACATCCAGATGAACGATGTCATCACCGTCATTGAGGGAAG GGCTGAGAATTACTGGTGGCGTGGGCAGAACACACGGACGCTCTGTGTAGGGCCCTTCCCGCGCAATGTGGTGACTTCCGTGGCTGGCCTATCGGCCCAGGACATCAGTCAACCCCTGCAGAATAGCTTCATCCACACAGGACATGGCGACAGCGACCCCCGCCACTGCTGGGGCTTCCCCGACAAGATCGACGA ACTATACCTGGGAAACCCCATGGACCCTCCTgacctgctgagtgtggaactgAGCACCTCCCGACCCACCCAACATCTAGGAAGGGTGAAAA GGCAGCCTCCGCCTCGCCCACCTCAGCCTGCCATCTTCGCTCAGA AGCCAACCTACGACCCCGTGAGTGAGGATCAGGACCCCCTGTCCAGCGACTTCAAGAGGCTGGGCCTTCGGAAACCAGCCCTGACCCGTGGGCTGTGGCTCGCAAAGCCCTCGGCTCGGGTACCGGGCACCAAGGCGGCTCGAGGCAGCGGGGGTGAGGTCACACTCATTGACTTTGGTGAGGAGCCTGTCGTGCCTGCCCCGCGGCCCTGCGCACCCTCACTGGCGCAGCTGGCCATGGACGCCTGCTCCTTGCTGGACAAGACCCCGccacagagccccacacgggcCCTGCCCCGGCCGCTGCACCCCACACCCGTGGTGGACTGGGATGCGCGCCCgctgcccccacctcccgcctACGACGATGTGGCCCAGGATGAGGATGACTTTGAGGTCTGCTCCATCAACAGCACCCTTGTGGGTGCAGGGGTCTGTGCAGGGCCCAGCCAAGGGGAGACCAACTACGCCTTTGTGCCTGAGCAGgcacctctgctccctcccctggAGGACAATCTGTTCCTCCCGCCCCAGGCAGGGGTCAAGCCGCCCAGCTCTGCCCAGACCGCACAGATCTTCCAGGCGCTGCAGCAGGAGTGCATGCGGCAGCTGCAGGTCCCGGCGGCCTCCCTGGGCCCTTCTCCTGGCCCAGCCCCAGTGGGTGAGGACaagccccaggtgcccccccgcGTGCCCATACCCCCAAGGCCCACTCGCCCACGGGGCGAGCTGTCTCCGGCCCCCTCGGGTGAGGAGGAGCTAGGGCGGTGGCCCggacctgcctcccctccccgggTGCCTCCCCGGGAACCCCTGTCCCCTCAAGGCTCGAGGACCCCTAGCCCACTGGTACCACCTGGAAGCTCCCCGCTGCCAGCCCGGCTCTCCAGCTCACCGGGGAAGACCATGCCCACCACCCAGAGCTTCGCCTCCGACCCCAAGTATGCCACACCCCAAGTGATCCAGGCGCCTGGCCCACGGGCGGGCCCCTGCATTCTCCCCATTGTCCGCGATGGCAAGAAGGTCAGCAGCACCCACTACTACCTGCTGCCGGAGCGCCCACCCTACCTAGAACGCTATCAACGCTTCCTGCGGGAGGCCCAGAGCCCTGAAGAGCCGGcccctctgcctgtgcctctgctgctgcccccgCCCAGCACCCCAGCCCCTGCCGCCCCCACGGCCACTGTTCGACCAATGCCCCAGGCCGccccagaccccaaggccaacttCTCCACCAACAACAGTAACCCAGGGGCCCGGCCACCAGCCCTGAGGGCCACGGCTCGGCTGCCACAGAGGGGCTGCCCTGGGGATGGGCCAGAGGCTGGACGGCCGGCAGACAAGATCCAGATG GTGGAGCAGCTCTTTGGGTTGGGTCTGCGGCCGCGGAGTGAGTGCCACAAAGTGCTGGAGATGTGCGACTGGAGCCTGGAGCAGGCCGGCTGCCGCCTTCTGGGCTCCTGCGGCCCTGCCCACCACAAGTGA